The nucleotide sequence GGACTAAAGGAGAAAGCAGTGACCATTCTGCTCATTAACCTTTTGATGAGCTATTTCTAGGAGTGACACAACTACATCTACAGTAAGTTGAATAAGGTTTTGTGCGTCCAAGAATTGCAGCCATAAACGCGGGGGCTATCAAATTTCACTAAAGATTTTTTAAGAAAAGTAGCTtaaattgaagaattaaATACAAATTAAAAGACGCAGGTAGGGCTCAAGAACCCAGAGTTTAAACCTCAGGGTTTTTTGGTTCGGGTTGACTAATAGACTTGGAAATTTCCAATCCTCTGTTGAGCAATTCACCTTGtaaatcatcttcagcGTCTTCGGTGTGAttggagatcttgaagaaaattAATGGGGAAGCAAGTACCAAGGCCCCAGCACATAATCCCCAACTACTAGCAAACATGCTCATGTAAGGAACTTCATAATAATCCAAACGCCACATAATAGCAGCACCGGCTGATTGAATAGACTTAAAGAAAGCTCCGTAAATAGCATTCTTCTTAGGGTTGTTAGACATGGCTCCCAAAGTGTAGTAAATGAAGGTTTGAAACATGGCATCATACATTCCGTAGAAAATGTACAAGAACATAGGTCCCACATAAGTACTACCCTTTTTAAAGTCAATTAAAGCCATGCCAGCCACCGATTCTCTGGTGtacttcttttggaaatcaTAACCACCACCCCAGATAACAAATGTCAAAACCATGATGATGGACCAGCCGATCTTGACTCTTGTTTTTCTGTCGAATCTTTTCCAATCTAAGATGTTTCCGAAAATAGCGGCACCAACCATTTGAGCGGCCCAGTACaacaaagagttcaaagaTCTGGTTCTAATAGTAAATCTAGCAGCATTGACATCGTTAAATTGGTAAGTGTAGAACCAGTTGGAAGCGAAAAACATGGGGAACAAGAAATAGATCTTTGGTTCTTTGTACAACATTTTGGCCATGTTTATCAACTCAACCTTCCAGTGAGGGAACTGTTGTTGGACGACTCTTTCAGAACCAACTCCACCTCTCCAAACCTGATGAGGACGTAAAGTACATCCGGCAATAATAATACCCGAGCACATCAAGGCGATGAAGGCGGCGTACGTACCATCGGTGGCCACACTGCTGTTATTTTTCATGTTGTTACCGAGAGAAATAGCACTTCCAATCACAGCACCCAAGTTGAAAATGACCCAGAAAGTCATGATGGCTTTACCCTTAAGGTGCTCAGCAGGATAGGAGATGATGATGGAGGTTTGGGCAGCCCAAAGCTGACCAGCACACACACCAAGAATGGCCCCAGCAGCAACCACAAAGGCAGCAGCTCCACCATAATCCTCAACCACACCATCAGCGTTGGTGAACAGGTGTTTCGTGTAGTACAACAAGGAACCCGAATAAATAACGTACCCAACTCCTCCAAACATCAAACTGAACTTGGTACCAATGATGTTACACACCCACCCGGCGAAAAAACCATATCCACAGAAGGTGGAGTACAAGGACACAGAAGAGTTATTTGAAACTGACAATGAGATAccagcacctccaactcctgATAAGGCATTGTACATACCTGGTAACATGAAACAAGTGAAAGCCAACATCACGATTTGAACCATGGATTCAGAATAGGCTGGCAAAAACGACACGATTTTTTTGTCGTACCATCTAAGAGGACCGGTATAATGGGATTCTTCCTCTGGTTGATGTTTATCAGAGGACGTGCCACTATTGTGCACCTCAACGGTGTTATTAgtcaacttttcttcagACATTATGATTAGAATAGAGGACTAGAAGTATTAATCAACCCCAATTTTACCGGAATCTTATGGGGTTTATATATGAAGATGCGGCAAAGGCCAAAATATCTTATCTATTTTTTTACTCCAAGTATCGCAGTTTTTATCGTTACTTTTAAGAAAAAAATGCCACCTTGATTTGCGCATTCATGTTACATTAGTACTCAAGCAAATTATTAGATACAAATTTCCATCATGTTGTATTTTATCCGACAATCTGCCAGTCAAAATGCAACATGACTATTGATTGCAACTTGATAAGAATCTAAATTAAGGTTGCAACCCACCTTTGCAATGGGTTGTAGTCATGTGTTCCACCAGCCTTATATGATCTACCACCACCCTTTCCTCCGGACCCACTAGGAAGAGGGGCCAGGTGCAAAAGTGCCTTGATGAAATCCTCGTGCCACTTATGCAACATCAAGGCTCGTTTCAAGGTGGTATTTTACTCGCGGTTCCGGTTTAGATTTTCCTCTGGTCGCGTTCGAACGCTTCCCCAGCTTTGACAATAGCAGTCAcaagatcatcaataatGGCATCCGTAAGGATGGGCGAGTTAAATACCACCCGAAAAAACTCACCCTGTTCATCCTGGGCCCCCGCCTGTGGGTGAGGTGAGAAGTCAACGAGGTATCGACCCTGGGTGTGCAATTCTCGTGAAATATACCTAGTGACGGGGGTGAGATCATCTCCCTCATAGGATTTGGGACGGTAGTAAAAGCACACTTGCAAACACGCGGGATCTCCCACTACTGCGAAGTTGGGATGTTGGCGGGTCGCCTGCAAAAAGTACCGCACCGTGTCGTACGCGTGATCGACCCTCTGCTCGAAGCCGCGGGTGCCATAGTACTTCCAGGCCAtgtacaacttgaacgagtcAGCGCGGCGGCCGCACCCCATAGTACCGTCCGCGAGATCAAAGTTCTCCTCATCACTTTCTCTGCCGTGGAAGAGGTACGGGGCGTCTAGTGACATGGCCTGCTGGAACTTACCCACATGTGGCACGAGAAGAAATGAGCATGTGGTTGGCACCCCTAGCATTTTGTGGGGGTTAACAGTGATGGAGTCGGCCGTGTGGCACCCGTCGAGGCGGTGGCGGTGGCGGCGCGAAAACACCACGTTACCGCCCCACGATCCGTCGATGTGGAACCACACGCGGTACTTTTGGGCGATGCGGGAAATGGGTGCAAACGCATCGAACGACCCAAATACTGTAGTACCGGCGGTGGCATTGATATATAACGGCGTGAACCCTTGGGCAATAGAGTCGGTGATTGCTGCCTCGAGGCTCTCGTGGTGCATTGTCCCGTCGTCGTTGACAGCAACTTTGAACACACTGCCAGACCCGAGCCCGAGAAGAATAGCGGCTTTTTCCACCGAGTAATGGCAGTGTTTCGATGTGTACACCGCGAACCGGTGCAGGCCATTTCCCTGGATCTTGGTGTCAGGATAGAGCAACGCCCGCGCCATCTGCAACGATGTGATGTTGGACCAAGACCCTCCGCTGAAGGTCAACCCACCACAGGTGTCCTGGTGGTCCTTAAAAAAAAGCCGCCCGTACTCGCGGGCCACGTAGTTCTCGAGCACTGAGAGCACCGGCGACACCGTAAAAACGTGTGAATTGGTGTTTAATACCGATAAAATGAGGTCTGAAATCACGCCAATGGGATTATTGGACGCGTAGAGTTTATCCAAAAAACCTGGATTCCATGTATTCACCAGCACATCCAACAccgagttgatcaagtgCTGGAGTTTTTGCTCATCGTTCTTGATGGGCTCAAAGTCGCTGTTAAACTGAGCAAAATGGCTCTTCACCTCAGCTGGTGATCTGTATTGTCCGAGGGCgttttgtttgaagttcAGAGAACTGGGGTCCGACTCCTCGATATGCTGGAGGATCTTGGGTGTCACAAGTGCCAACAACCGATCGAGCTCGGTTGCTCTATTAGTTTCTaaaggtgtttgaagaGACATTCAAAGTTGCTAAATGGGTAAAAATTGCGAATTTGGTACGATGGATCCTTAAAATCGTAAAAGTTAAAAATGGTGGAGGTGCGAGCCGCCTGCGTTCATGTGATTTGTGCATACAATGTGTGTTATTACCTATTTACAGAAGGGCCTAATGAGGGTGTACTACTTAGAAGGAGATTCCCGCGATAAGTTGCGGTTGAGCACCTCTAGTTTCctcatttcttctttggcatcAAAGTTCCCACTCGATAAGTTATCGTAGATTTGGTCGTATTTCCCAGTAGACAACGGAGCATTACCTCTCATTCGTTTGGTCATGTCGAAATATCCGTTCTTGCACTCCATGTACGAGAGGAAGTTGGCTACACAGAGTGCCGGGAgatctttcttcaattctgGTTTGGTGAGACAGTCTTTGGGAGTGTTTCTCTCGATGAGCACGCATGGTGATCTCTGTAGGCAGACCGCCAACGCTTTTTTCTGATCCTGACAACTGGGGATGATGTTAGTAGCAGCTACTAGAAAAGGCTTACTGGTTTGGTTGTACGTACCTTGCACCCATGAATACAAACTGGTGACTATGGGAaaatttggtgataaacGCGCGCAGTTAAAACTCATCGCTTTATCAGTACCATTGTATCCTGGGGTTGAGCATCTACGTTCTGAAACGCGAACCAGATCATTATACAAGCTCACGACACACGTGTGAAGAACATACTTTGCTGACCAACAAAAGTCGCTCCACCATGTATTTGTACAACTTCACATCCAAGGCATCGACGCTGCTGGTATCTTCAATAATAGGCCAATTCACAAAAAAACAACAGCTTGTGATAGCCACTGCTAACACCCTTGAAACTTGGATACAGCAGGATGAAAAGATCGAGAAAGTGCGTCTGCAATTCAGTTTTGGGATCATCCAAAAGCTCGAAAAACTTAGACCTCTTGGTTTCGATAGAGACTTATTGGTGATAACATCAGATTCAGGAAACTTGACTGTATGCGAGTTCAAGCATGAGGAGTTCGTGCCGTTGTTCCATGAACCTCATTCAAAAAACGGTCTTCGAAGCATTACTCCCGGTGAGTACCTTGATATTGATCCCCATAACCGTGCAATCATGATCAGTGCAGTGGAACGCAATAAGTTGTTGTACCGAGTCCATGTCGAGAACGAACGGGTCTCGTTGAGTTCTCCCTTGGAATGTTTGAGTAACAACACCTTCACTTTGTGCACTTGTGCTGTGGATAACGGGTTCAACAACCCTCTCTTTGCTGCTATAGAAATCGattccaacaagaaaaccGTCTTGAACTACTATGAATTGGACCAGGGGTTGAACCACGTAATGAAACGTACGGAAGATGTGCCTGAATCggccaacttgttgatccCTTTCGATGGGTTGATGGTATGCTGTGATGGGTTTATATTGCATAATGGAAAAGAACTTGCCTTTCCCAAGAAGAGCAAGATAGTCAATTATGTGATCCataagttgaagaatgacTTCTTTGTGCTCCTACAAAACGAGTTTGGTGACCTCTTCAAAGTCGACACTGACCAGATCAACTACTTTGGCCACCTTCCTGTTTCTGTGGCTATCAAtattttcaaaaatgggCACTTGTACGCTAATTGTTCCAACACAAATAAGTTGTACTGTCAGATCACAGGTTTAAAAGTCAGTAGGTCTACCTCAGACAATTTAGAGAATCTTGAACTCGTGCAAACAATAGAATCATTGgatccaattcttgatatcaagcTTAAAGACTCCCATTTGATAACTGCTAATTCTACCAGTGTGAAGACGCTTGTGCATGGAgttcccaccaccacaatTGTAGAGTCTCCATTGCCATCGTCACCTCTCAAGAtattcaccaccaaactAACAAGAGATGATGTTAACGATGCTTATCTAGTTATATCTTCATCTGAAACATCGGTGTTGTCTATAGGAGAAGAAGTGGCAGAGGTAACAGACTCAAAGTTTTCTAAAGATCCTACTatacttgttcaacaggTTGGTAAAATGGCTTTGATACAAGTATATTCCAATGGTATTAAGCATATAAATGGGGAGAAAGTGACCGACTGGTTCCCACCAGCTGGGATCAACATCATAAAAGCTAGCAGCAATAATCAACAGCTTATTATTGGTTTGACTAACAACGAAGTCATTtactttgaagttgacgTTGATGACCAATTGGTAGAATATCAGGATAAAGTTGAGTTACCTACAAACATCACAGCCTTGGCTATTTCCAAAGACTTTGCGGTTGCTGGGTGTGCCGATGAAACCGTCCAAGTTATATCCTTGAAGCAACAGAACTGCTTAGAGATTCTATCGATGCAAATGCTTAGCAGCAACAGTTCTGCAATTGAGTTTCtggaacaagaagttcatATTGGAATGGAGAATGGGTTGTTTGTTAGGACCAATATCGATGCTCGAGGGAAATTATCCAATACGAGAGTAAAGTATCTTGGGACAAAGCCAATCCGtctttcaaaaataaaTGATTCGATTCTTGCTATATCCTCCAAGCCATGGGTGGGATTTAAGACCAATGGGAACTTCAATATAGTTCCTTTAAACGACATAGATATCACAGACGGAACTTCCTTCTACTCTGAAGATATCGGAGGTGAAGGAATTGTGGGATTTCGAGGTAATGATCTAATCATCTTCACTATTGACGACTTCAGGAACAATTTCATAATATCCACTGAAGATATTCCAGCAACTAAATTGTTAGTGGACAATGAGGTGTACTCGTTAGGGAAAGAGTTGGTTAGAAACAACAAAGAGAAGTTCGCTTTTGAAGAGTCACCATTGTCCATTTGCAGGTTCAAAGATTATGTTGTGGTGGGAGTGACAAATCCAAATTTCTTATACACTTTTAAGGATATGAAGCTTGTTCATAAGACAGAAGTTGAAATGCCACCGAGATCGATACTCGAGTTCAATGGAAGACTATTAGTGGGAATGGATAACCTCTTACGAACATACGATTTGGGGAAAAAGCAGCTATTGAGGAAGTCTTCCACTGCCATTAAACACATCAACAAAATTATCAGAATTGTTTATCAGGGAAAGGATAgaattgttgttggagattccaacaactccacAATTTTCTGTAAATTTATTGAAAATTCATTCGTACCGATTTCAGACGATACTATGAACAGGCAAATTACGTCCTTATCAACATTGGACTACGATACTGTaattggtggtgataaGTTTGGAAATGTGTTTGTCAACAGAATCAAATACGATAATACCTACTTTGTTGAGGAACTGTATTTGAACGGGTCATCTGGGAGATGCCAAACTTTAGCTGAGTTCTTCTTAAATGATATTCCCATGTCTTTCACAAAGGGAACTTTGGTTCTTGGAGGGCCAGAAGTTATTATTTATGCTGGGTTACAAGGTACTATTGGTATTCTTCTACCAATCAGTGAATcagacttcaagttcttgagcAATCTTCTGattgagttgaacaaagatTTATTACTTGGTAGAGACCATATGAAGTTCAGAGGATATTATAATTCAACTCACAATGTCATTGATGGAGATATAATTGAAAAATTCCTTGAATTGAATGCTTCAAGTAGAATAAAAATCTCCAATAAACTCAATAAGTCTGTGagagaaattgaaaacaagaTTAATGATTACAGAGAAAAGTCCGCCTTTTGAAGAATAACTTTCAGATTCTCATACCTAATAATATATAATAATACATCAATATACACAACATACAAAcaaacaacaccaagttcaatttcatctATTCAAGTAGACTCAGCCTCCTTGTTTTTAATTGGAGATAAATCCTTATCATTGAACTTTCTGTTTATAGTAGGACTCACTTCATTCAGTTCATCCCCAGTTTTTCGTAATGGTGTTTGTCCATTAGGAGTACTAAATTGTACAAAGTTCCAAAATGCTGGTGATGATTGATTTGTATTCATACCATTAGGCAATGATAAATTCTTATGGTTGAAAGACTTTGATCCTCTTTCTGGAGTAAATGCTTCCAAAGGAGCCACTTTCTTTGGACTTGTGAAACCCAATGCTAAATCAGAAGTGGCATTCGTGTGTTGATTGGAAGAATTTGGCTCACTTGTGGGGAAAGAATCATTCAAGGGTTGATTATAAGaatttgatcttgaatGGTTAGCAGGTGCAGAAGTTCCCAAACCTATATTTGAGGAGGATGGAGGAGGCGGTAAATTATACAAGTTGCCGTTTGTCTTTGGGAGTTTTGGAGTATTCAGATCATTCAACCGGATTGGTGAGTCGTTGGGTAAATTATACATCAAAGGCTGATAGTTCATCCTTTGCATGTACCCATTCCCATTCATTTGGGAATTAAGGCTTTGCTGGGGTTGGATACCACCCTGAAGCGGGACCTGTTGATGCGATTGAGTAGAATTTTGGGGTATTTGCTGGGATAACCCTTGAGGAGGAATTTGCTGATGCTGAGGATAGTATTG is from Yamadazyma tenuis chromosome 6, complete sequence and encodes:
- the GAD2 gene encoding Glutamate decarboxylase 2 (COG:E; EggNog:ENOG503NVBV) encodes the protein MSLQTPLETNRATELDRLLALVTPKILQHIEESDPSSSNFKQNALGQYRSPAEVKSHFAQFNSDFEPIKNDEQKLQHLINSVLDVSVNTWNPGFLDKLYASNNPIGVISDLILSVLNTNSHVFTVSPVLSVLENYVAREYGRLFFKDHQDTCGGLTFSGGSWSNITSLQMARALLYPDTKIQGNGSHRFAVYTSKHCHYSVEKAAILLGLGSGSVFKVAVNDDGTMHHESLEAAITDSIAQGFTPLYINATAGTTVFGSFDAFAPISRIAQKYRVWFHIDGSWGGNVVFSRRHRHRLDGCHTADSITVNPHKMLGVPTTCSFLLVPHVGKFQQAMSLDAPYLFHGRESDEENFDLADGTMGCGRRADSFKLYMAWKYYGTRGFEQRVDHAYDTVRYFLQATRQHPNFAVVGDPACLQVCFYYRPKSYEGDDLTPVTRYISRELHTQGRYLVDFSPHPQAGAQDEQGEFFRVVFNSPILTDAIIDDLVTAIVKAGEAFERDQRKI
- a CDS encoding uncharacterized protein (EggNog:ENOG503NVA1; COG:S); protein product: MSEEKLTNNTVEVHNSGTSSDKHQPEEESHYTGPLRWYDKKIVSFLPAYSESMVQIVMLAFTCFMLPGMYNALSGVGGAGISLSVSNNSSVSLYSTFCGYGFFAGWVCNIIGTKFSLMFGGVGYVIYSGSLLYYTKHSFTNADGVVEDYGGAAAFVVAAGAILGVCAGQLWAAQTSIIISYPAEHLKGKAIMTFWVIFNLGAVIGSAISLGNNMKNNSSVATDGTYAAFIALMCSGIIIAGCTLRPHQVWRGGVGSERVVQQQFPHWKVELINMAKMLYKEPKIYFLFPMFFASNWFYTYQFNDVNAARFTIRTRSLNSLLYWAAQMVGAAIFGNILDWKRFDRKTRVKIGWSIIMVLTFVIWGGGYDFQKKYTRESVAGMALIDFKKGSTYVGPMFLYIFYGMYDAMFQTFIYYTLGAMSNNPKKNAIYGAFFKSIQSAGAAIMWRLDYYEVPYMSMFASSWGLCAGALVLASPLIFFKISNHTEDAEDDLQGELLNRGLEISKSISQPEPKNPEV
- a CDS encoding uncharacterized protein (BUSCO:EOG09265I72; EggNog:ENOG503P5KG; COG:O), with protein sequence MGASCQDQKKALAVCLQRSPCVLIERNTPKDCLTKPELKKDLPALCVANFLSYMECKNGYFDMTKRMRGNAPLSTGKYDQIYDNLSSGNFDAKEEMRKLEVLNRNLSRESPSK
- the RSE1 gene encoding pre-mRNA-splicing factor rse1 (COG:A; BUSCO:EOG092607OQ; EggNog:ENOG503NZIJ); its protein translation is MYLYNFTSKASTSSVSSIIGQFTKKQQLVIATANTLETWIQQDEKIEKVRSQFSFGIIQKLEKLRPLGFDRDLLVITSDSGNLTVCEFKHEEFVPLFHEPHSKNGLRSITPGEYLDIDPHNRAIMISAVERNKLLYRVHVENERVSLSSPLECLSNNTFTLCTCAVDNGFNNPLFAAIEIDSNKKTVLNYYELDQGLNHVMKRTEDVPESANLLIPFDGLMVCCDGFILHNGKELAFPKKSKIVNYVIHKLKNDFFVLLQNEFGDLFKVDTDQINYFGHLPVSVAINIFKNGHLYANCSNTNKLYCQITGLKVSRSTSDNLENLELVQTIESLDPILDIKLKDSHLITANSTSVKTLVHGVPTTTIVESPLPSSPLKIFTTKLTRDDVNDAYLVISSSETSVLSIGEEVAEVTDSKFSKDPTILVQQVGKMALIQVYSNGIKHINGEKVTDWFPPAGINIIKASSNNQQLIIGLTNNEVIYFEVDVDDQLVEYQDKVELPTNITALAISKDFAVAGCADETVQVISLKQQNCLEILSMQMLSSNSSAIEFSEQEVHIGMENGLFVRTNIDARGKLSNTRVKYLGTKPIRLSKINDSILAISSKPWVGFKTNGNFNIVPLNDIDITDGTSFYSEDIGGEGIVGFRGNDLIIFTIDDFRNNFIISTEDIPATKLLVDNEVYSLGKELVRNNKEKFAFEESPLSICRFKDYVVVGVTNPNFLYTFKDMKLVHKTEVEMPPRSILEFNGRLLVGMDNLLRTYDLGKKQLLRKSSTAIKHINKIIRIVYQGKDRIVVGDSNNSTIFCKFIENSFVPISDDTMNRQITSLSTLDYDTVIGGDKFGNVFVNRIKYDNTYFVEESYLNGSSGRCQTLAEFFLNDIPMSFTKGTLVLGGPEVIIYAGLQGTIGILLPISESDFKFLSNLSIELNKDLLLGRDHMKFRGYYNSTHNVIDGDIIEKFLELNASSRIKISNKLNKSVREIENKINDYREKSAF